One genomic region from Caballeronia sp. M1242 encodes:
- a CDS encoding ParB/RepB/Spo0J family partition protein, whose translation MDAQHRINAAQARIKELESQLEERAALEVPLDALVEVPGRRRKLTAEQFQELKTNLAQHALATPILVRSVSDGRYEIVAGHNRVAAYRELGRGTIRANVASIEEGEIEFAAFFSNLLSPSLTDFEKYWNFKRLQELSGLSRTEIAESAGLSKSHVSRIFSFDALPDAAKEILAAKPERLGSNAAQKLAALAEAGKSEKVVEAVKRLVDDESFTQDKAVALVAEKPKVAQPSATVVRAGRRKVCEVTTRNGVVGVRFFEKDAGAANDWGQRIADFISKSLSETAEDE comes from the coding sequence ATGGATGCGCAGCATCGCATCAACGCGGCGCAGGCTCGCATTAAGGAACTGGAATCGCAACTTGAAGAACGGGCGGCGCTTGAAGTGCCGCTCGACGCGCTCGTAGAAGTACCGGGACGTCGCCGAAAGCTCACGGCCGAGCAGTTTCAGGAACTGAAGACCAATCTCGCGCAGCACGCCCTCGCTACGCCGATTCTGGTTCGGTCCGTTTCAGACGGGCGGTACGAGATTGTGGCCGGACACAACCGGGTCGCCGCGTATCGCGAACTCGGACGCGGCACCATTCGCGCGAACGTTGCATCCATCGAGGAAGGCGAGATTGAGTTCGCCGCTTTCTTCTCGAACCTGCTATCGCCATCCCTTACGGACTTTGAAAAGTATTGGAACTTCAAACGGCTGCAGGAGTTGAGCGGACTGTCGCGCACTGAGATAGCCGAAAGCGCCGGACTGAGCAAAAGCCACGTAAGCCGCATTTTCTCGTTCGACGCCCTGCCGGACGCAGCGAAGGAAATATTGGCCGCAAAGCCTGAGCGCCTCGGGAGTAACGCTGCCCAGAAGCTCGCGGCGCTTGCGGAAGCCGGGAAAAGTGAGAAGGTGGTCGAAGCAGTGAAGCGCCTCGTCGACGATGAGAGCTTCACTCAGGACAAAGCGGTGGCACTCGTTGCTGAGAAGCCCAAGGTCGCGCAGCCTAGCGCGACAGTCGTGCGCGCAGGACGGCGGAAGGTATGCGAAGTAACGACTCGGAATGGAGTGGTAGGAGTCCGGTTCTTCGAGAAAGACGCCGGCGCTGCGAATGATTGGGGGCAGCGGATAGCGGATTTCATTAGCAAGTCGCTAAGCGAGACCGCCGAAGATGAGTGA
- a CDS encoding ParA family protein → MLSARLPEVDQSVSIETLLGVAAQATDILNQIRDAMLEPYPRKSAPTFTSAQVASLCGIDKQRFQYLTTKGELPAGTSKGAGRSKEFTLEETLTWIRATKERVRRPEGKRGRIVTVANFKGGVAKTTTAVSAAQALTLLGRRVLVIDCDPQGTTTQLCGWAPDAEISDDQTLLPLIYGDQETLRYAVQQTYWHNLDLIPASSSLFDAEFEIPAKVLNDSTFEFWEIVRKGLLPLTDDYDAIVIDTPPALSYLTINALLASDAILLPCPPEALDFASSTQFWHLFADIAKKLPGVLEQKRFDFVNVILTKAKSDDVSRVVRGWLQKAYGDRVLPFEIPESTVPKGASAQLSTVYDLSKPDGSTAAYNRFKEPLDRLAEHLDAQFVRAWNQKEE, encoded by the coding sequence ATGTTAAGCGCCCGGCTTCCCGAAGTCGATCAATCCGTTTCCATCGAAACGCTGCTGGGGGTGGCCGCTCAAGCCACTGACATCCTCAACCAGATCCGCGACGCGATGCTGGAGCCGTACCCGCGCAAGAGCGCGCCCACTTTCACGAGCGCGCAGGTTGCGTCGCTGTGCGGCATCGACAAGCAACGGTTTCAGTATTTGACGACCAAGGGCGAACTGCCGGCAGGAACGTCGAAGGGTGCGGGACGAAGCAAAGAGTTCACGCTGGAAGAAACACTCACCTGGATACGGGCGACAAAAGAGCGCGTCAGGCGGCCCGAGGGTAAGCGCGGGCGGATCGTGACGGTGGCGAACTTCAAGGGCGGCGTCGCGAAAACGACGACCGCCGTCTCGGCCGCGCAGGCGCTGACGCTTCTCGGCCGACGCGTGCTGGTAATCGACTGCGACCCGCAAGGCACCACGACGCAACTGTGCGGTTGGGCGCCCGACGCTGAGATCTCCGACGACCAGACGCTCTTGCCGCTCATCTATGGCGACCAGGAGACACTGCGCTACGCCGTGCAGCAGACGTATTGGCACAACCTAGATCTGATTCCGGCTTCCTCGTCGCTTTTCGACGCCGAATTCGAGATACCCGCGAAGGTCCTCAACGACAGCACGTTCGAGTTCTGGGAGATCGTTCGCAAGGGCTTGCTGCCCTTGACGGACGACTATGACGCGATCGTCATCGACACGCCGCCCGCGCTCAGCTATCTAACTATCAATGCGCTGCTCGCGTCCGACGCCATTCTGCTCCCCTGCCCGCCCGAAGCTCTCGACTTCGCGAGTTCGACTCAGTTCTGGCATCTATTCGCGGACATCGCGAAGAAGCTTCCGGGCGTGCTCGAGCAGAAGCGCTTCGACTTCGTGAACGTGATCTTGACTAAAGCCAAGTCGGACGATGTGTCTCGCGTGGTGCGGGGCTGGTTGCAAAAAGCCTACGGCGATCGCGTCCTGCCGTTCGAGATCCCCGAGTCCACTGTGCCGAAGGGAGCATCCGCCCAACTCTCTACCGTCTACGACTTGTCAAAACCGGATGGAAGCACGGCCGCATACAACCGGTTCAAAGAGCCGCTCGACCGGCTCGCAGAGCATCTCGACGCGCAATTCGTCCGCGCGTGGAACCAGAAGGAGGAATAA